The Ochotona princeps isolate mOchPri1 chromosome 23, mOchPri1.hap1, whole genome shotgun sequence genome includes a window with the following:
- the TERT gene encoding telomerase reverse transcriptase isoform X4, with the protein MPRTPRCRAVRALLRSRYREVLPLATFVRRLRPESRRLVRRGDPAAFRALVTQCLVCVPWDVQLPPAALSFRQVSSLKELVARVVQRLCERRARNVLAFGFALLDGTRGGLPWPFTTCVRSYVPNTVTETLRGSGAWGLLLRRVGDDVLAYLLSRCALYQLVAPSCAYQVCGPPLYELRARPQHQLAPPHTGRNRMGLESTRRVWSGCHSESGAPLCSPAAGLRRRRSSAHENPPLAKRPRCTLPEQVSRAVGGDPHMDDRSSDPGRPRASTKVTYQHKASRPSVQQKPPPKGSGRAQLYVETQRFLYCSGDQEQLRPSFPLSSLPPSLAGARRLVEAIFLGSPSRPGRRTNRLPARYWRMRPLFQKLLANHVRCPYHALLLAYCPLRAPPSQVSNSQTLLPLLRQHSSPWQVLAFLRACLRRLVPTSLWGSRRNERRFLRNTKKLVSLGKRGRLSLQELTWKMRVQDCTWLRRGPGCVCVPAAEHRLREEILGRFLFWLLDTCVAGLLGSFFYVTETTFQRNRLLFYRKSVWCRLQGMGVRQHLERVRLRELSDAEVQRWRQAWPPLPEARLRFIPKPSGLRPIVSVDSMAGARTFRREKAQQWTSHIKTLFSVLNYERARRPGLLGASVLGLDDVHRAWQAFTLRMRAQDPPPRLHFVKVSTLEDHQPYMGQFVEHLQKSKSLRDAVVVEQSCSLNETSDDLFAFFLRFVHQSVIHVGGRSYVQCQGIPQGSMLSTLLCSLCYGDMENSLFPSIQQDGVLLRLVDDFLLVTPHLTHAKAFLRTLVQGVPEYGCQINLEKTVVNFPVEETTLGGQVLLQLPAHCLFPWCGLLLDTRTLEVSCDYSSFAGTSARSSLTFNPGPQAGRSLRHKLLAVLRLKCHGLFLDLQVNSLHTVCVNLHKILLLQAYRFHACVLRLPFNQQVRSNPSFFLRVISDTASCCHSILQAKNPGMLLGARGASGLFPLEATLWLCYHTFLQWLGRHQASYKCLLPALRTAQAQLRQKLPEATLSALEAATAPALTTDFKAILD; encoded by the exons ATGCCGCGCACGCCCCGGTGCCGGGCCGTGCGCGCACTCTTGCGTAGCCGCTACCGCGAGGTGCTGCCGCTGGCGACGTTTGTGCGGCGCCTGAGGCCCGAGAGCCGCCGGCTCGTGCGGCGCGGGGACCCAGCCGCCTTCCGCGCCTTGGTGACCCAGTGCCTGGTGTGCGTGCCCTGGGACGTGCAGCTGCCCCCCGCCGCGCTCTCCTTCCGCCAG GTGTCCTCCCTGAAGGAGCTGGTGGCCCGGGTGGTGCAGAGGCTGTGCGAGCGCCGCGCCAGGAACGTGCTGGCCTTCGGCTTCGCGCTGCTGGATGGCACCCGCGGCGGCCTGCCCTGGCCCTTCACCACTTGCGTGCGCAGCTACGTGCCCAACACTGTGACGGAGACGCTGCGCGGCAGCGGTGCGTGGGGACTGCTGCTGCGGCGGGTGGGCGATGATGTGCTCGCGTACCTGCTGTCGCGCTGTGCGCTTTACCAGCTGGTGGCCCCGAGCTGCGCCTACCAGGTGTGCGGGCCGCCCCTCTACGAGCTCCGGGCCAGGCCCCAGCACCAGCTTGCACCACCACACACAGGCAGAAACCGCATGGGCCTCGAATCCACGCGACGTGTCTGGAGTGGCTGCCACAGCGAGTCCGGGGCGCCCCTGTGCTCGCCAGCGGCGGGTTTGAGGCGGCGGCGAAGTAGCGCACACGAAAATCCACCATTGGCCAAGAGGCCAAGGTGCACGCTTCCCGAGCAGGTATCCAGGGCAGTCGGTGGCGATCCCCACATGGACGATAGGAGCTCAGACCCTGGGCGCCCCAGGGCCTCCACCAAAGTGACCTACCAGCACAAGGCCAGTCGCCCATCTGTGCAGCAGAAACCGCCTCCAAAGGGCTCTGGGCGCGCGCAGCTCTACGTGGAGACGCAGCGTTTCCTCTACTGCAGCGGGGACCAGGAGCAGCTGCGTCCCTCTTTCCCGCTCAGCTCGCTGCCGCCCAGCCTAGCGGGGGCCCGGAGGCTGGTAGAGGCCATCTTCCTGGGCTCCCCATCCCGGCCTGGCCGCAGAACTAACCGCCTGCCTGCGCGCTACTGGAGGATGCGGCCCTTGTTCCAGAAGCTGCTGGCAAACCACGTGCGGTGCCCCTACCACGCGCTGCTCCTTGCCTACTGCCCGCTGCGGGCGCCCCCAAGCCAGGTCTCGAACTCCCAAACCCTGCTGCCGCTTCTGCGCCAGCACAGCAGCCCGTGGCAGGTGCTGGCCTTCCTGCGCGCCTGTCTGCGTCGCCTGGTTCCCACGAGCCTCTGGGGCTCCCGGCGGAATGAGCGCCGCTTTCTGAGGAACACAAAGAAGTTGGTCTCGCTGGGGAAGCGCGGCCGGCTCTCACTGCAAGAGCTGACCTGGAAGATGAGGGTGCAGGACTGCACCTGGCTGCGCAGGGGTCCAG GGtgtgtctgtgtcccagccgctgaACACCGGCTGCGGGAGGAGATCCTGGGCCGCttcttgttctggctgctggACACCTGTGTGGCCGGGCTGCTCGGCTCCTTCTTCTATGTCACTGAGACCACATTCCAGCGGAACCGGCTCCTCTTCTACCGCAAGAGCGTGTGGTGCAGGCTGCAAGGCATGGGCGTCAG GCAGCACCTGGAGCGTGTGCGGCTGCGCGAGCTGTCAGATGCTGAGGTTCAGCGCTGGCGCCAGGCCTGGCCACCACTGCCCGAGGCTAGGCTGCGTTTCATCCCCAAGCCCAGTGGGCTGCGACCCATCGTGAGCGTGGACTCCATGGCAGGGGCCAGGACCTTCCGCAGAGAGAAG GCCCAGCAGTGGACCTCACACATCAAGACACTTTTCAGTGTGCTCAACTACGAACGGGCACGACGGCCAGGGCTGCTGGGTgcctctgtgctgggcctggatgACGTCCACCGTGCCTGGCAGGCCTTCACATTGCGCATGCGGGCCCAGGACCCGCCCCCCCGGCTGCACTTTGTCAAG GTGTCCACCCTGGAGGACCACCAGCCATACATGGGGCAATTCGTGGAGCACCTGCAGAAGAGCAAGTCCCTGAGGGATGCTGTTGTTGTTGAGCAG AGCTGCTCCCTGAACGAGACCAGTGACGACCTGTTCGCCTTCTTCCTGCGCTTTGTTCACCAAAGTGTTATCCACGTTGGGGGCCG GTCCTACGTGCAGTGTCAGGGGATCCCACAGGGCTCCATGCTGTCCACACTGCTCTGCAGCCTGTGCTATGGGGACATGGAGAACTCGCTGTTCCCCAGTATCCAGCAGGATGG GGTGCTCCTGCGCTTGGTGGATGACTTCCTATTGGTGACGCCGCACCTGACACACGCAAAAGCCTTTCTCAG GACCCTGGTCCAAGGCGTCCCCGAATACGGCTGCCAAATAAACCTGGAGAAGACAGTGGTGAACTTCCCAGTGGAGGAGACGACACTGGGTGGCCAGGTTCTCCTACAACTGCCTGCCCACTGTCTGTTTCCCTGGTGCGGCTTGCTGTTGGACACCCGGACCCTTGAGGTGTCCTGTGACTACTCCAG CTTCGCAGGAACGTCTGCCAGGTCCAGCCTCACCTTCAACCCTGGCCCCCAGGCTGGGAGGAGCCTGCGGCACAAGCTCCTGGCCGTCCTGCGGCTCAAGTGTCATGGGCTGTTCCTGGATCTGCAG GTGAACAGCCTTCACACCGTCTGCGTGAACTTGCACAAGATCCTCCTGCTGCAGGCCTACAG ATTCCATGCGTGTGTGCTCCGGCTTCCATTCAACCAGCAAGTACGTAGTAACCCATCCTTCTTCCTGAGGGTCATCTCAGACACTGCGTCCTGCTGCCACTCCATCCTGCAAGCCAAGAACCCAG GGATGCTGCTGGGGGCCAGGGGCGCCTCGGGCCTCTTCCCCTTGGAAGCCACCCTCTGGCTGTGCTATCACACCttcctgcagtggctgggccgCCACCAAGCCTCCTACAAGTGCCTGTTGCCAGCACTCAGAACAG cccaggcccagctgcgtCAGAAGCTGCCTGAGGCCACCCTGAGTGCCCTGGAAGCTGCaactgccccagccctgaccacgGACTTCAAGGCCATCCTGGACTGA